The genomic stretch CGTCCTAGGCGCTGGTAGCAACGTGCAGTGGCAAACAACTGGCTCAATCGACCGGAGTGAACAGGGCCAACAGGGCCTGTTTGGTCGCGCTATCTGCCGGAAACATCATCTCTAATCTCAACTCAGACATAGCCAGATCCCCGGTGGAGGTGAACTGGGTCAGGGTAGAAAACAGCTTTAGATCCAGCCCGTTAAACCGATAATGGGTTGGGATCACTGCTGGCATCTCCTCTGAAACGGGGCGAGAGTGTGCGGCAACCCTGCGCTGCAATCGCTGCACCGCCTGTTGCAGGACCGGCGCCTTGCCAAGATGCGCCAGCTCGCTGCGCAATCGCATCAAAGTTAGCGCTTCGACCTCTTCCAGATTTACCAGGGCACCGCGCAGAGCCTCGTTTGTGGTCAAAGCATCTATCAGGCTGTCTCCGAGCTGCAATTGAGCAGAGGTCAACAGGGCTGCGGCAGGGGGATTCATCGCCTTTAATACCCAGTGATGATCAATCGCAATTGCCGGAAAAGGCGCGTGACGCTCCAGCATCCAGTCAACCGCCTGCGCCAGCGGCGCACGGTCCGCATCGTTGAGGGTCCCGCCCCCAAAAGCCGGGGAAAATCCGGCGGCATGCAAGAGCTGATTGCGCGCCGCCAGCGGCATCTGCAGCTCTTGCGCCAATCGCAGCGCCATATCGCGACTGGCGCGGGCGCGTCCGGTCTCCAGAAAGCAGAGATGCCGGGCAGAGACCTGTGCCGAAAGCGCCAGATCCAGCTGGCTAATCCGGCGCAGGCCCCGCCATTCTTTCAACATGTCGCCAAAGCCACTCATCTTGCTGATCCTCACCTGCGTTTCTGGTCACTGTAATGGGCGCAGGCAGGGAGTTCACTTACCTCTGAGGTAATTGTTTTCCTGCAGACCACGCTGGATACTTAGGGCATCGCCAAACAGGAGACCACGGATGACACATCACACCGCCATCAAGGCGCTCAAACTTGCCGCCATCGGCACGGTTATTTTTGGGCTGGCAATGGTTCTCGCCCTCGTATCGCCACTGCGCCTTGGCCTGGCGCTGTTTCTGGACCTGGTGCATTGGCCACTGGATGGCCAACAAGATCTGAACAGCGACAGTGCCCGTGTCCTGGCAGCGATTTCAGGCGGGCTACTGGTCGGCACCGGCACCCTGATCTGGGGCATCACAACAGAAGTCTATCGCAAGACACCAAAGCTCGGCGGACGCATGATCCTGACTGGCGTCTTGGCCTGGTACCTGCCCGACAGCTTTGGCTCTTACATGGTCGGAGCCTGGTTCAACGTGGTTCTGAACACTGGTTTCCTGGCGCTGTTTGCCGTACCTATTCTGCTGCATCGCCCCGCCAAACAGCCCGTGGCCGCCTGATCATTCAGCGCCCCTTTGGAATGGAATTGGCCGGAACAATACCGGCCAACCACCTATTCTGCCGCGACTTTTTTGTTTGCCAGCATCTCTTTCAAATAGTGCCCAGTATGACTGCGCGGTTCTTTGGCGACGGCCTCCGGTGTGCCGGTGGCAACGATCTCACCACCGCCATCACCGCCTTCGGGGCCGATATCAATGATCCAGTCGGCTGTTTTGATCACATCAAGGTTGTGTTCGATCACCACCACGGAATTGCCCTGATCAACCAGTTCATGCAGCACTTCGAGCAGCTTTTTCACATCCTCAAAATGCAGGCCTGTGGTGGGTTCATCCAGAATATACAGCGTCCGCCCGGTTGAGCGCTTGCTCAGCTCTTTTGACAGTTTTACCCGCTGGGCCTCACCACCGGACAGGGTGGTAGCCTGCTGACCGACCTTAATATAGCCTAGGCCAACCCGCATCAGCGCGTCCATCTTATCGCGGATCGAGGGCACAGCCTGGAAAAACGCCTGGGCATCTTCTACCGTCATATCAAGCACATCTGCGATGCTCTTACCCTTAAAGCGCACCTCCAGTGTTTCGCGGTTATAGCGCGCACCCTTGCAGGTTTCACATTCCACATAGACGTCCGGCAGGAAATGCATCTCGATCTTGATGACGCCATCGCCCTGGCAGGCCTCACAGCGGCCGCCCTTGACGTTGAAGGAGAACCGCCCCGGTTTATAGCCGCGGGTCTTGGCCTCTGGCAGACCGGCAAACCAGTCGCGGATCGGGGTGAACGCACCGGTATAGGTGGCCGGGTTTGACCGCGGTGTGCGGCCAATAGGGCGCTGGTCGATGTCGATCACCTTGTCCAGATGTTCCAACCCCTTGATGCTTTCGCAAGGCGCCGGGGTCTGGCGGGCGCCATTCAGCCGCATTGATGCAGTCTTGAACAGGGTTTCAATGGTCAGGGTGGATTTTCCCCCGCCCGAGACCCCGGTCACACAAAGGAACTTACCCAGTGGGAATTCCGCCGTGACGTTTTTCAGGTTGTTGCCGGTCGCCTTGACCACCTTCAGCTTTTTCTTGTTGCCCTTGCGCCGTTTGGCCGGCACCGGGATTTCGCGCACGCCAGCCAAATACTGGCCGGTAATGGAGGCCGCATCGGCGGTGACTTCCGCCGCAGTGCCGTGGCTGACCACTTCGCCGCCATGCACGCCCGCCCCCGGACCAATATCAAAAACATAGTCAGCCTGGCGGATCATATCCTCGTCATGTTCCACGACAATCACCGTATTGCCCTGATCGCGCAGGTTTTTCAGGGTGGTGATCAGCCGGTCATTGTCACGCTGGTGCAAACCGATCGAGGGCTCATCCAACACATAAAGCACCCCGGTCAGGCCCGAGCCAATCTGGCTGGCCAGGCGAATACGCTGGCTTTCACCCCCCGAAAGGGTGCCACTGGCCCGCGACAGGCTCAGGTATTCCAAGCCGACGTTATTGAGAAACCCAAGCCGTTCGCGGATTTCTTTGACGATGGCACGGGCGATCTCTTGTTTTTGTTTGCTCAGATGGTTGGGCACATCTTCGATCCAGGCCAGCGCCTCGCGGATGGATTTCTGTACCACCTGCCCCGCATGTTCCCCGGCAATCTTCACCGCCAGAGCCTCTTCGCGCAGACGATAGCCACCACAGGCGCCACAGGGGCGATTGTTCTGGTAACGCTCGAATTCTTCGCGGATCCAGTTGCTGTCGGTTTCGCGGTAGCGCCGTTCCATATTGGGAATGACGCCTTCAAAGACGCGGGTGACCTCATACACCCGGCCACCTTCGTCATAGCGGAAGGGGATTTCTTCCTCACCAGAGCCGCGCAGGAATACCTGCTGCACCTTAGGATCCAGGTCTTTCCACTGGGTGTTCTTATTAAACCCATAGTGTTTGGCGATGGCCTCGATGGTTTGCAGGAAATAGGGCGATTTGCCTTTGCGCCAGGGCGCCAGCGCACCGTCATAGATTTTCAGACTTTGGTCCGGAACCACCAGACGTTCATCAAAGAACAGCTCTACCCCCAGCCCGTCACAGACAGAACAGGCGCCAAAAGGCGCATTGAACGAAAACAACCGTGGTTCGATCTCGGGGATGGTGAAGCCACTGACAGGACAGGCAAAATTTTCGCTAAAGGTCAGCCGTTCGGGATCACCTTCACGGGGGGCTGTTTCCAGAACGGCAATCCCGTCGGCCAGATCCAACGCGGTGCGCAGGCTGTCGGCCAGCCGGGTTTCCAGACCTTCGCGCACCACCAGCCGGTCAACAACCACATCAATGTCATGGCGGTACTTCTTGTCCAGGGTTGGCGGCTCATCCAGTTCGTAGAATTCACCGTCAATCTTGACCCGCTGAAAGCCCTGCTTGCGCAGCTCCAGCATTTCCTTTTTGTACTCGCCCTTGCGGTCACGCACGATGGGCGCCAGCAAAAAGCCGCGGGTGCCCTCCTCCAGCGCCATCACCCGGTCGACCATATCCTGCACCTGCTGGGCCTCGATGGGCAGACCAGTGGCGGGGCTAAAGGGCGTTCCGGCCCGGGCAAACAGCAGTCGCAGATAGTCGTAGATCTCGGTCACGGTGCCGACAGTGGAGCGCGGGTTTTTCGAGGTGGTCTTTTGTTCGATGGAAATTGCCGGACTGAGACCGGAAATGTGATCCACATCCGGCTTTTCCATCATGTCGAGGAACTGCCGCGCATAGGCCGACAGGCTTTCGACATAGCGGCGCTGGCCCTCGGCGTAGATGGTATCAAAGGCCAATGAGGATTTCCCCGATCCAGACAGGCCGGTGATCACCACCAGCTCATCGCGAGGGATATCCACATCAATGTTTTTGAGATTATGTTCGCGTGCGCCGCGCACCTCGATGGATTTCAACTCAGCCATACTGCCCTCGTGCCAAATACTCTGGCGCCCACGGGATTAAGCCGCTGCCAGTCTTCGCCCTACAGATAGGCAATGTGACGCCAGACTCCAATAGAAAAATGAGAACGTTAGTGGAACATTTTCCTGCATTTTGGTCAGAACACGCCAAATATGGTGGTCTGGTCTATTTTGTGGCGCAGCCCCCTATTCAAGCAGATGGCGCCGCATCTGGGCCAGTCCCAGATGGACAAGAAACCCACCCAGAAACAGGACCAGCAAAACCGCCATCAGCCCCGAAAACCCGGCCAGTCCAAGCGCCAGTACCATCAAAGGCGTGCCAATGGTATTGCCCAGATTGCCGGCCTGGGCCAGCACACCGCCCGCCTGGGCGCGATCCTCATCCTTTAGGGTCAACTGCGGCACCGCAGCAAAGGAGCCCCCCTGCACCAGCCCCATAGCGGCTGCCAGGGCCAGACAGGCCAGCGGATCACCGGGCTGCAGCCACAGCCACAGCACCCCGCAGGCAGACAACACAAAGCCCAGCTGCGCCACCTTCACAGCTGCAAAGTGGCGCAACAGAAAGACCCCTAAAAACATCGAGGAGGCAATACTGGCCAGAGGCATGGCGCCCAGCACATAGCCGCGCTGCTCCGCTGCGATATAGGGCGGGATCACCGTCAGGATAGAGACAAAACAGCAGGTATAGAACAACCACCCCGCAGCTGGCGCCACCTTCCAGGGCGAGCGATAGACCGGCAGATGCAGCCCCGGCAGGTCGCGCAGAGCCGGAAGTTTGGCACGCGGTGGCACAGGCACATCTCGCAGCGCCCTGCCCAACCACAACGCCAGCCCCGCCATGATCAGCCCATGGGCCGCAAACAGTGACAACAGGCCAAACCCCGCCACCAGCGGCAGGCCAAACCAGGCAAGCAGAGTAAAGGCAACGCCAAAAAACGTGCTCCACAGGGTCATAGCCAGCCCACGGTCCCGGTCAGAGCTGAGCGCCGCAATCAGTGTGGGCCCAGCGACGACAACGCTCAGATGTGACAGCCCTTCGATCAGGCGGCTGATAAGAAACAGGCCAAAGGGCAAATGCAGCGCCTGCAGTGCAGACATGCCGGCACCAATCCACAGCGCCCAAACCAGGCTGCGCCGATAGCCAACGGAGCTGACAAACAATCCCGCAACCAGACCAAAGAAAATTCCAACAATACCCACCAGCGATACGGTAAAGCCAAGCGACGCCCCGGCGTCCGGGTACAGCAGACCCATACGGTCAAAAATCACACTGATTTTACCGTATTGCGCCGCCACCCCCAAACCTGCTGCCCAGATGGCAAAGATCAGTGGCCACCGGGTTGTGATCGGCTTTGCTGCCATTGCGCCCTGCCCCTTTGGTTTCGGGCAACGACCGGGCCGCCCTAAAGCTCACCTTTAGACTGTGCAACCTCTGAGTGCCAGATCCGCAGCAGCGCCATCTTTTCACAGTGGGGTCGCCTGGAGAGGCCCAAAATCGCAAGGACCGTGGAGAGGGCCCTGTTTGATACCCGTTCAAAGCTCAATTGTTTGCCCCCAATTACCATTTGTCCCTCACATTCCAGTGCCCGCCGCAGCAGGCTGGCGCAGAATGACGCGCAGAATGAGGCAGGAGCGGCACCTTGATTAAGGTTTTCTCAGAAAGCTTGAGGCAGATTTTAGCGATGGGTTTGGGGCGCAGCCTGATGCGCATACCAAAACGCGCGCCCCAAAGGGGACGCGCGGCAATGGTGTAACCTTAATTAGACCGCCCAGCCACTACACTCGGCAACAGGTCGAATACTAGGCCAAATAATGAGCCACCAGGCTACATGTGAATGACACGATCAAAAGCGTCGAGCACGCTTTCATGCATCATCTCGCTCAGGGTGGGATGCGGGAAGACGGTGTTCATCAGGTCTTCTTCGGTGGTTTCCAACTGGCGGCCCACCACATAGCCCTGGATCAGCTCGGTGACTTCGGCACCAACCATATGGGCGCCCAACAGCTCGCCTGTTTTGGCGTCAAACACGGTTTTGATCATGCCCTCCGCCTCGCCCAGAGCGATGGCTTTGCCATTGCCGATAAAGGGAAAACGACCCACTTTGATATCATAGCCCAGCTCTTTGGCCTTGGCTTCGGTATAGCCGACACTGGCCACCTGTGGCTGGCAATAGGTGCAGCCCGCGATGCTTTCGGGTTTCACCGGATGAGCATGTTTGCCACCGATCAGATCCGCCACCATGACGCCTTCGTGGCTTGCCTTATGGGCCAACCAGGGGGCGCCGGCGATATCGCCAATGGCGTAAAGCCCCTCAACCCCGGTGCGGCAGTAAGCATCCGTTACCACATGCGTGCGGTCGATCTTGACGCCAAGCGCCTCCAACCCCAGACCTTCGACATTGCCGACAATGCCCACGGCAGAGATCACCGTGTCAAAGTCGACTTTTTCCACCTTGCCGCCGCTTTCAATATGCGCGGTGACGGTATCCTTGCCACGGTCAAGCTGTTTGACCATGGCTTTTTCCATGATCTTCATGCCCTGTTTGACAAAGGCCTTCCTGGCAAAGGCCGAGATTTCCTCGTCTTCCACCGGCAGCACCCGGTCCATCACTTCAACGACTGTAGTATCGGCGCCCAAAGTGTTGTAAAAGCTCGCAAATTCAATTCCGATTGCGCCAGATCCGATGACCAGCAGGCGTTTCGGCATCCGCGGCGGCACCAGGGCATCCCGGTAGGTCCAGACCAGATCGCCATCGCCTTCGAGGCCGGGCAATTCCCGTGCGCGTGCGCCGGTGGCCAGGATGATGTTCTTTGCGCTCAGCTCCTGGGTGCCCTTATCCGTTTTAACGCTGACCTTACCCTTGGCAGGGATCGTCGCTTCGCCCATTACCACGGTGATCTTATTCTTCTTCATCAAATGGCCAATGCCAGAAGACAGCTGTTTGGCCACCCCGCGTGAGCGTTTGACAACGGCATCAAGATCATAGGTGATGTTGTCCGCGCCCAGGCCAAATTCCTTGGCCCGCTCCATCAGATGGAACACCTCAGAAGAGCGCAACAGCGCCTTGGTTGGAATGCAGCCCCAGTTCAGGCAGATGCCGCCCAGGTTCTCGCGCTCAATGATCGCGGTCTTGAGCCCCAGCTGCGCCGAGCGAATAGCGGCGACATAGCCCCCCGGTCCGGCGCCGATTACGATGACATCATAGGTTTCTGCGGCCATGGTCTTCCCTCACCAAAAGGATCAACATAATTTAGTTTACCGTTAAACTACTTTCAGAAGAACTGCAAACACT from Phaeobacter sp. G2 encodes the following:
- the uvrA gene encoding excinuclease ABC subunit UvrA yields the protein MAELKSIEVRGAREHNLKNIDVDIPRDELVVITGLSGSGKSSLAFDTIYAEGQRRYVESLSAYARQFLDMMEKPDVDHISGLSPAISIEQKTTSKNPRSTVGTVTEIYDYLRLLFARAGTPFSPATGLPIEAQQVQDMVDRVMALEEGTRGFLLAPIVRDRKGEYKKEMLELRKQGFQRVKIDGEFYELDEPPTLDKKYRHDIDVVVDRLVVREGLETRLADSLRTALDLADGIAVLETAPREGDPERLTFSENFACPVSGFTIPEIEPRLFSFNAPFGACSVCDGLGVELFFDERLVVPDQSLKIYDGALAPWRKGKSPYFLQTIEAIAKHYGFNKNTQWKDLDPKVQQVFLRGSGEEEIPFRYDEGGRVYEVTRVFEGVIPNMERRYRETDSNWIREEFERYQNNRPCGACGGYRLREEALAVKIAGEHAGQVVQKSIREALAWIEDVPNHLSKQKQEIARAIVKEIRERLGFLNNVGLEYLSLSRASGTLSGGESQRIRLASQIGSGLTGVLYVLDEPSIGLHQRDNDRLITTLKNLRDQGNTVIVVEHDEDMIRQADYVFDIGPGAGVHGGEVVSHGTAAEVTADAASITGQYLAGVREIPVPAKRRKGNKKKLKVVKATGNNLKNVTAEFPLGKFLCVTGVSGGGKSTLTIETLFKTASMRLNGARQTPAPCESIKGLEHLDKVIDIDQRPIGRTPRSNPATYTGAFTPIRDWFAGLPEAKTRGYKPGRFSFNVKGGRCEACQGDGVIKIEMHFLPDVYVECETCKGARYNRETLEVRFKGKSIADVLDMTVEDAQAFFQAVPSIRDKMDALMRVGLGYIKVGQQATTLSGGEAQRVKLSKELSKRSTGRTLYILDEPTTGLHFEDVKKLLEVLHELVDQGNSVVVIEHNLDVIKTADWIIDIGPEGGDGGGEIVATGTPEAVAKEPRSHTGHYLKEMLANKKVAAE
- a CDS encoding excinuclease ABC subunit A, with product MTHHTAIKALKLAAIGTVIFGLAMVLALVSPLRLGLALFLDLVHWPLDGQQDLNSDSARVLAAISGGLLVGTGTLIWGITTEVYRKTPKLGGRMILTGVLAWYLPDSFGSYMVGAWFNVVLNTGFLALFAVPILLHRPAKQPVAA
- the lpdA gene encoding dihydrolipoyl dehydrogenase; this translates as MAAETYDVIVIGAGPGGYVAAIRSAQLGLKTAIIERENLGGICLNWGCIPTKALLRSSEVFHLMERAKEFGLGADNITYDLDAVVKRSRGVAKQLSSGIGHLMKKNKITVVMGEATIPAKGKVSVKTDKGTQELSAKNIILATGARARELPGLEGDGDLVWTYRDALVPPRMPKRLLVIGSGAIGIEFASFYNTLGADTTVVEVMDRVLPVEDEEISAFARKAFVKQGMKIMEKAMVKQLDRGKDTVTAHIESGGKVEKVDFDTVISAVGIVGNVEGLGLEALGVKIDRTHVVTDAYCRTGVEGLYAIGDIAGAPWLAHKASHEGVMVADLIGGKHAHPVKPESIAGCTYCQPQVASVGYTEAKAKELGYDIKVGRFPFIGNGKAIALGEAEGMIKTVFDAKTGELLGAHMVGAEVTELIQGYVVGRQLETTEEDLMNTVFPHPTLSEMMHESVLDAFDRVIHM
- a CDS encoding helix-turn-helix transcriptional regulator, giving the protein MSGFGDMLKEWRGLRRISQLDLALSAQVSARHLCFLETGRARASRDMALRLAQELQMPLAARNQLLHAAGFSPAFGGGTLNDADRAPLAQAVDWMLERHAPFPAIAIDHHWVLKAMNPPAAALLTSAQLQLGDSLIDALTTNEALRGALVNLEEVEALTLMRLRSELAHLGKAPVLQQAVQRLQRRVAAHSRPVSEEMPAVIPTHYRFNGLDLKLFSTLTQFTSTGDLAMSELRLEMMFPADSATKQALLALFTPVD
- a CDS encoding MFS transporter — protein: MAAKPITTRWPLIFAIWAAGLGVAAQYGKISVIFDRMGLLYPDAGASLGFTVSLVGIVGIFFGLVAGLFVSSVGYRRSLVWALWIGAGMSALQALHLPFGLFLISRLIEGLSHLSVVVAGPTLIAALSSDRDRGLAMTLWSTFFGVAFTLLAWFGLPLVAGFGLLSLFAAHGLIMAGLALWLGRALRDVPVPPRAKLPALRDLPGLHLPVYRSPWKVAPAAGWLFYTCCFVSILTVIPPYIAAEQRGYVLGAMPLASIASSMFLGVFLLRHFAAVKVAQLGFVLSACGVLWLWLQPGDPLACLALAAAMGLVQGGSFAAVPQLTLKDEDRAQAGGVLAQAGNLGNTIGTPLMVLALGLAGFSGLMAVLLVLFLGGFLVHLGLAQMRRHLLE